In one Rutidosis leptorrhynchoides isolate AG116_Rl617_1_P2 chromosome 8, CSIRO_AGI_Rlap_v1, whole genome shotgun sequence genomic region, the following are encoded:
- the LOC139862923 gene encoding transcription factor bHLH162 isoform X2, translated as MECKPSSSSSSSRVDRRTIEKNRRIQMKALYSKLHSLVPHDPSTTQTISVPDQLQEAANYIKKLQIKLEKMKREKDKLMGTTKLEINHDNDINNLKLGAQHKTPQIDIRESGSSLEAILITGVDFQFLFSETIRVIHEEGFEVVNAGFSILNDTVYHTIHAQIGESCAQTDGVSRIIERLNNIVYGN; from the exons ATGGAATGCAAGCcaagttcatcatcatcttcttcaagggTTGACAGAAGAACCATTGAGAAAAACAGAAGGATTCAAATGAAGGCCCTCTACTCCAAACTCCATTCTCTTGTTCCTCATGATCCCTCTACCACG CAAACTATATCGGTTCCAGATCAACTACAAGAAGCGGCAAATTACATAAAGAAACTCCAAATAAAACTAGAGAAAATGAAGAGAGAAAAGGATAAGTTGATGGGAACAACAAAATTGGAaattaatcatgataatgatatcaACAACTTAAAATTGGGAGCGCAACACAAGACACCGCAGATCGATATTCGTGAATCCGGCTCATCTCTTGAAGCAATTCTCATTACTGGTGTCGATTTTCAGTTCTTGTTCAGTGAAACGATCCGCGTGATTCATGAAGAAGGTTTCGAAGTTGTTAATGCCGGGTTCTCAATTCTTAATGATACCGTATATCATACCATTCATGCTCAG ATTGGAGAGAGTTGTGCTCAAACAGATGGCGTTTCAAGGATCATAGAGAGACTAAATAATATTGTGTATGGCAATTGA
- the LOC139862923 gene encoding transcription factor bHLH162 isoform X1 has product MECKPSSSSSSSRVDRRTIEKNRRIQMKALYSKLHSLVPHDPSTTQQTISVPDQLQEAANYIKKLQIKLEKMKREKDKLMGTTKLEINHDNDINNLKLGAQHKTPQIDIRESGSSLEAILITGVDFQFLFSETIRVIHEEGFEVVNAGFSILNDTVYHTIHAQIGESCAQTDGVSRIIERLNNIVYGN; this is encoded by the exons ATGGAATGCAAGCcaagttcatcatcatcttcttcaagggTTGACAGAAGAACCATTGAGAAAAACAGAAGGATTCAAATGAAGGCCCTCTACTCCAAACTCCATTCTCTTGTTCCTCATGATCCCTCTACCACG CAGCAAACTATATCGGTTCCAGATCAACTACAAGAAGCGGCAAATTACATAAAGAAACTCCAAATAAAACTAGAGAAAATGAAGAGAGAAAAGGATAAGTTGATGGGAACAACAAAATTGGAaattaatcatgataatgatatcaACAACTTAAAATTGGGAGCGCAACACAAGACACCGCAGATCGATATTCGTGAATCCGGCTCATCTCTTGAAGCAATTCTCATTACTGGTGTCGATTTTCAGTTCTTGTTCAGTGAAACGATCCGCGTGATTCATGAAGAAGGTTTCGAAGTTGTTAATGCCGGGTTCTCAATTCTTAATGATACCGTATATCATACCATTCATGCTCAG ATTGGAGAGAGTTGTGCTCAAACAGATGGCGTTTCAAGGATCATAGAGAGACTAAATAATATTGTGTATGGCAATTGA